TATAATGATTTCCAATTACAAATACAAACCTCTGGTTTATTTTGCTGCGGTTTTTATCGTGACCTATGTTCTCTGGTTTGCAGGGGCGTATGTAAGTTTTCAGGATGATATAAGCGGGCTCTATATGCTCCTTATGCTGCCCGGGCTGATGGCACCGTTTTTGCTTTCACTTGTGTTTATATTTGGGTCAAAGAATTCAGGACTGATAAAGGATTTTGTCAACCGGTTGTTCAATCTACGGCTGATTGAACCCAAAATGCTGCCGGTATTTTTCCTTATAATGCCGTTTTCTGTCGTGGTCTCCATCCTTCTTTCGCTTCCCTTTGGGGGGGCCGTTTCCCAGTTTCAATTGTCCGAAGGGTTTTCCTTCTCTTCAGGCTTTGTTCCTGTTCTGGTTCTTCTTTTGCTTGCCGCATCCTTTGAAGAGCTTGGATGGCGAGGGTATGCCTTTGACAGTCTCCAGAGCCGTCACACGATCTTTCGTGCATCAGTCATTTTCGGTATACTCTGGTCGCTCTGGCACTTCCCGTTGATATTTGTCAACAACTCCTACCAGTATGAGATTTTTCACGAAAGTATCTGGTATGCGGTGAACTTTTTTGCCGGCTTCATTGCGATTGGAATCATCATCAGCTGGATCTGCATAAAAAACGGGAAAAGTATTCCAGCGGCGATCCTCTTTCACTTTATTGTCAATATGTCGCAGGAGACACTGATGATCACCCAGACAACAAAGTGTATTCAGACGGTTGTCCTCCTGATTTTTGCAGGTGTGATTGTTGCACTGGATAAGGAAATGTTTTTTTCCCGGAACCATCTTGTGGTGGAGGGAAACTAATTGACCGGGGAAAAGACGGATACGCCCGGGGATCTTTATTCCAAATTCCTTTTGATCTGGTTTGGCCAGTTCATCTCGGTAATCGGTACCGGGCTTACCATCTTTTCACTGGGAATATATGTACTCCTGCAGACCGGTACAGCCTCAAGCTTTGTCTTCATACTGATGTGTGTGTTTTTGCCTCCGTTCCTGCTCAAACCCTATGGCGGGATCATGGCAGACCGGTATGACAGGCGTGTGATGATGGTTGTCGGGGATCTGGGAGCATCGCTCGGGCTTCTCTTCATATTTTTTATGATGCTGAAGGGCGACATCGAACTCTGGCACATTTATCTGGGGATTGCAGCCAGTTCGGTTTTTTCAGCGTTCCAGGAGCCGGCCTACAAGGCCTTGGTTACCGACCTTCTGCCCGAAGAGCAATATGCTAAGGCAAGCGGACTGGTGCAGCTGGCAGGTTCTGCTCAATATTTAATATCCCCCTTTTTAGCCGGAATATTGCTGACACTGATGAATATCGAATATATTTTCTTAATCGATATCAGCACTCTCATAATTGCAAGTTTTATTGTTATCTGGGTAAGAAAGACGATAGGCGGGATTCCGGTCCAGCGGGTGGAGCATGACTTCATGGCCGAACTGAGAGAGGGTATTAGGGAATTTTCGAAGAACAAGGGTGTGGTTAACCTGGTCCTTACGATCACCGCCGTGCTCTTTTTTGTCGGGCTGCTTCAGTCTCTGTTTATTCCGATGCTTCTTAACCTGACAACCGCAAAAACCGTAGGGATCTCCCAGTCCGTCTGCGCAACCGGCATGCTGATCGGAAGCCTGTTTATCGGATTGTTCGGCAGCAAAAACAAACAGGTGAAAATACTGGCGGTTTCACTATTCATCGCAGGAATATTTTTTGCCAACCTTGGACTCTCAACCAATATCGTCTTCATTACGCTGGCAGGATTTACGTTCTTTGCGACCCTGCCTTTCATTAACACCTCGATTGAAGTGTTGATCCGGAAAAATATCGATAACAGCAAACAGGGGCGTGTGTGGTCAATTATTTCAATGGTTACCTATCTCGGATCCATCATCGCTTTTGCAGTCACCGGGTTTCTGGCAGATTCTGTTTTCAATCCGCTTCTGGAACCCGGCGGGCCTCTGGCTGAAACAGCCGGTGTTGTTGTTGGCGTAGGGGAAGGCAGGGGAATTGCCCTGATGTTTATCATTTCCGGGTTAATGATTTCCCTGATTTCTTTGGTTTTATGGAGAAACAAAAAAATCAGAATATTAGAAGATGGTGAAGACGAGGGCAGTATTATTAACCTGATTGAAGCAAGCGATTTTGTCTAACGATTTTGGATGGTTTGCCAAAAAACCGGCCTTCCGATGGATTATGGTGCCTGATACATCCATAGATTCAGGAGAGTGGTGGATAGATGAATAAAGCTATCACAGTATCCGGGATTTGGTGAAACAGCATTGTTGAACCAGCATGAATCATCCTAACGCACTCTCATACTTTCATGTGCACTCTTTTTTGGTGATAGTTACGTCCACATTGGCAGAGCCATTGATATCAGGAGAACCGATTCGGTGAAATAATCTTACAGGGGGCATTTTTGCCTTCGCTATAATCCAAACCAAAATGCGGGAAAAAAAGAAGATACCTGCTCTGTCCCACAAGGAATAGAAGATATGGGGTGCAACAAAGGGACACTGCATTATCTAAAGCAGAATGCCAGTAACCGGACTCATTTTACGATGAATGCTCATGGAAAGGGGAGGATTCAGGGATGGATAAAAAATGAAAAAATTACCAATCAATAATCCCCCTTTGCCGCATGTGATGTCACCTGGCAGCGTGGAGGGTGAAGATAAACATTGAGCTCTTCCCGGCACAATCTCCAACAGATTCACCCGCCGACAATGCAGACGATAGAGGCCCGAATATTGGTCAAAAACGGGCAGAAAAATATGCAGACGATATCAAACGCCAGACGGGCCGGGATATCTTCATTTCGCTCAGACCAGGGGCATTGCATGGCAGCAAGACCCTCCTGTTACTTAGATATGAGGTATTTTTTGGATAGTCTGTGAGCTCAGTTTAATAAAACCCGCTGAACGGGACACCGGTTACCGCGAAGGATTTTGTCAGGACTAAGGGCTATGCACTGAGGCTCAGACCCACGGGTGCACGGAAGAGAATAAATGGGGAAATTTAGAGGACGGCTGGTTTCCCATCTGCAACAGGCTGTAAAACCGGATTCTCAAACCTTCTTATCATTAGACAGGTCATCAGAGCGATAAGCAGTCCAAGGATACCTGCTATCAATAATACCGTGTTAATTCCGAAATGGACAAGAATTACTGCAAAAATTACCGGAGAAAGACTCTGACCGACATATTTCATACAATTATGAATCGACAATATTCCGCCTCTTGATTCCTGAGGTGAAATCTTCACGATGAGTACATCGATTGTAGTCTGTGCCAGCCCGAAACCTGCTCCAAACAGCATTAAAAGGAGAAGAATGCCGATAACTGAAGGTACAAAAGAGATTCCTATCATCGCTATTCCGATGAGCGTAAAACCCATACTAATGACCGCAGGCATTGAAAATTTTCGGGTGAAATTCCTTACACGGGAAGCCAGAATAACAACAGCCAGTCCTTCAATTGCGAGCATTAAACCGGATCCTCCTGAGGTAAACCCGAACAAATCCCTGAGCAGGAAGGGCACATAGATGATCAGGGCAAATAACATGAAGAATATCGTAAATGCCAGGAAGACCGTATAACATATCCGAATATCCTTTAGAGAGGCAAATGCTTTCGTAATTCCACATTGCGTTCCTGTTTTCCTGTCACTGCTCGTCTCGGGAAGAAATACCAGTATCAGAACGGCGAACGGAAGGGAAAGTGCATAGAATAAGAACGGATAATTCCATCCCAGCATTGCCAGGCTTCCGCCGATAAGAGGAGCGGATACTGCGCCAATAGCAATAGACATACTGATTCTGCTTATGGCCATTACACTGTCATGGCCTTCATACACCTCCCCGATAATCATCAGAGCCAGTGTCATCATTGACGACACCCCGATGCCCTGTATAAACCTCAGGACCAGAATCGTATGAAAATCTGAGATGAAAAAACATACAAGCCCCGGCAGGCCATAGAAAATGAGACAGGGCACAAGTATGGTTTTCCGGTTAACCCGGTCGATGAAATATCCGACAACAAGGGTAAAAATTGCTGTCGAGATGGTTAATACCGATATCATCAGCCCTATTTCGGCAGCTGTTGTATGCAGAGGCTCGACCATCTCCGGCAATACCGGTGCCAGAACCGCTCCTCCTGCCATTGCAAAAAATGCAGTACAACAGAGCATGAGCAGGTGAATAGCTTTGAATTCCATAATTTCACCCGTTTAATCTTCCATTTTCCGGGATATGTTATCGGACATATCCTTCAAATAATCCACAATTAAGCTCCGATGATCGGTATCATAGCCGGATAACAGAATATCCTCCCACCCTGATGCAATCTTCCAGATATCCGGTTCAATCTGTCTTCCTTTCCCGGTCAAAAACACACGATATGAGCGATTGTCGTCTTCGTCCTTTTGCCGGACAACATAGCCTTCTTCAATCAGTTTTTGTATGGACCTGGTGATTGATGTTTTATCCACTTTTATGATCCGGGAAATCGATTCCTGGTTTATTCCATCGGATTCAAAAAGGGACATCAGTATATAGGCCTGACTGGATCCAATATGGTATGGTTCCAATTCTTTGTCCAGGTATTTCTGAGAGTCCCGGTAGAGAAATGCGATATATTTTCCGATAAATCCTTCACTTTTCATATATTCACCATTGGTAAATGTGATCACAATAACCATCTAATTCAGAATTTTGCTATTCTGCTGTCTTAATTGCCAGGCAAGATAGTTGCAAATGCAACTATTTACGTAATCATCCTATCAATAAATAGTTGCGCATGCAACTAATTGTGCAGTCGAATGGTTACTGCGAGAATCTGAAAAATGGCCTTCACGAGATGAACAAAGTCCGGGATTTGGTGAAATGAGCATTGTTGAATCAGCATGGGGTGCCGCAGGGAAGTGCGACGGATCACTTAGAGCCGGACGGGATGCAGGCAACGGCATTCTATGATCACCTCACCTGTGAGCAGGAACTCATGATATCCTCCGATGAGTACGGTGCCGGGTCGCACTGCCGGTTCGGGGCATTCGGTCAGTCGTTTGCCGCCACGTTTGACTGGCTCGACGATACGATGGGGATGAAGGGGTAATGGGGCTTAATTGACCTTCTTTCCCAATTCTTTTTATTTAATGGGCTGATAAAACGAATCTCTCTATGGAAGTCGTAAAACGCTCGTTTCCAGATAAGAGCGGAAGGCTCTGTTTTGACTCTGTTGAATTCCTGAGATGCAGCAACGAGAATATTCCGGGAATATACTTTCAACAACAGGGTTTCAATAAAGGCGTTATCTGGGAATTATTGAACCATTGTAACCGGCTTAATGTATTTTTGAAAAAATGAATATCTGTTCTCAGCACATTCCGCACGACATGGCCATTGTCCCGGATGGAATATTGAATTCGTTCATATCTGTTGTAGCGATGACTTTGGGGAGATATTTATTTCTTATTCTGAGAGTGAGTCTAATTTTAAGCTCAATTTTTTCATCTGAAACATTAAGTTCAACATCAACTTCATGAGGATTTTTTAGCGCATATTTCGAGACACCAAATTTTTTGGAAGCATTCTGTATCTCTACGCCCTTGATATAATTTCCTTCACCAAAATCAATTATGATATTATCTAAATTCAGCGAATGTGAATATTCAGCCCCTTTGAGGAATAAAAAAAGACTGTCATTCTCATAATCATAATCTATGGTATCTACATCCGTATGAATTAAATTTTCAGTCATTTTATTTCACCCTCCTCTTTCTTTCTTTTTTATAACAGGTTATTAACCTTATTATTATTTCAGGATTGGTATCCTTTACCGAAACTACCAAAGCCAAATCATAATCCTCGTTTAAATTGAATAATATTTCAAATTTTTCGCCTTCTTGATTCGATATTGCTACTGGATCACTACTTATAAGCATTTTATGAATACCATCAATATCAGGCATTACATCATCTTTCCTTTCTTCAAATCGTATATTAAAGTGAGTGGAACTTGTAATATTCTCACTTTTTAATTTGGGAAGAGATTGTAATAATGTTGAAATATTCATGTTATCATATTCGTTTTTGAGATGTCCTTAGTTAAGACATTCGAATTCTTTAGAACGAAAAATAGAAAATTCTGCTGAATTCAGGTCCCCATACTTTGTTCCTTAGAACACTGACATGAATTTGGAGATTTCATTCCCGAAAAGTCTGAATTTGAATCTATTACTACTGTTTTCGAACAGGATCGCCTGGAGCCGGTGATCAGGTCAATTGCATTTTCGAATTTGGACATTATCTTCTTGAAGCCGAATGTCTGAAATATATCAATAGTGTAGGACCTGATGCACATGTGGGATTCCTTCATGAGATGTAATCCTGCAAGAATAGTCTGGCGTATGATATGCAGGAGTTGTTCCGGTTTCTTGTTGATCTGGCGGTTGTCAACCTCGGTGAGCGGGATCGGGTGACCGTGAAGAATTCTTGTCAGGACGGAGAGCTATGCACTGAGGTTAAGGCCCATGGGTGCACGCAAGATGACAGAAGAGGTGAACACATGGTTCAACAAGACGGCCCTGGTATCAGGGCAAAGTGCTGATGTGGAGTTATGTGATGGTGCTGAAGGGCAGTTGTCTGGATCCAGATATTTCTTAACTGTTCGTCTGTCATATCCGTTTCTTCTGGAAAATTTGCTGATGTTTTGCCGGCCTCGTTCCCGTTCCACGTCGTGGGCAATGTCCCGAATCATTAAAAATTCCTCCATGTTCAACATTTTGCCAAACCTCCAAGGTGGTTAACCGAGGTTTGGTTTTTGTGGATTTTTAAACCGGCACACTTGTGGATTTAAAGACGGCAGTGACAGATGGTATGAGGTTCTTAACAACCTCTTTTAATCCTTAATAATCCCTTCTTCTTCCGGAAACATTCCAAGACGCACTCGAATGAAGTTGTACATTTCCTGTGCTATATCTATACCACAACAGCTTTCCACGCCTTCGAATCCTGGTGAAGAGTTTGCTTCACATACTTTGAAGTGTTCCCCGTCGAAAAGCAGGTCTATTCCTGCAATATCAAGACCGAATATCCTTGCAGTTTCGGTAGCCAGCCATTCAATCTCGGGTGTCATTTCAAAAGACCTGACCAATCCTCCTCTTGAGAAATTTGCTTTGAAATCTCCTTCCTTTGCTACTCTTTCCATGCAGGCTACGGCACGTCCCCCAATAATTATGACACGAAGGTCCCGTCCCATACTAGTTTTCACGAATTCCTGTAGGATAAAATTGACGTTGCTCTTTGTTGAACGTATAATTTCCATCAGGTCGACGAATTTAGATTTGCTTCCAGAAAGGAAAACTCCACTTCCCATTGAACCTGACAGCGTTTTTACAATCAACGGAAAACCAAATTGTTCCTCAACAAGGTCTACATTGATGGGATATTTTGCGAGCATCGTCTTTGGGAATGCAATATCCGCTTTGGCGAGTATCTGGTGAGAATAAAGCTTGTCCTTAACAGTTTCAATACTCTGGGATGAGTTGAATGTGTGAACTCCAAGACTTTCCAGATGTCTGATGACCGCCAGTGCGTAGTATGAGGTTTCTGCTCCCATTCTGGGTAAGAGGAAATCCGGAAGTGAAGCAGTTTCTCCATCCAAAAGAATGCTCTTTCTGTCACCTCGTGTGACGATTAGTTCGAATTGTTCGGGTGTTAATACCTTCATCTCGATGTTGTTCTCTTCAGCAACCTCAAGAAGCCGGTTTATTTCATAGGTTTCCGGCTTTAATTCCAGCTCGGAATGCTTGTATAATATCCATCCTTTCACTTTGTGTTCCTCATTTTAATGGGGGAATATTCTCTATGGTATGGGGATTTGGTGGATAAATACTGTACTTATCTGTCATAAATCCGGAATCAAAAAACAATAATTTCAACAGAAGTTCGCCACTTTGATTTCAATCACCCAGGATGACTATCCGCTATAGTGATCAAATAAAATTTTTGTCGGGATAATGAATTTGACAGTTTGGATTATTATACGTGTCAAATCACAAAATCGGCCTGCCCTAAATAGAATATTCAGTAAACATTTGATCGCTTGCCAATCTTAATTATCCCGATGATCTCAACTCCATTATCGACTTCGTACAGGACACGGTAATCTCCCACCCTAATACGGAAGATATCCTCCTTTGTCCCTCTCAGTTTGATCGAACCATGTGGTACGGGATCATCCTTTAGCTTCTCGATTTTGGAAATATCCGGCGTCTGGTCTTAAGATCCAGATTCATTAGAAACTTGCATGACTGTGAAGAGAATCTGAGCAGGTACATTTACAGGCCAAGCTCTGCTTTTACTTCAGATTCTGAGAGAAGTTTTCCTTTCTCCTTTTCCACACGGTAGCTTTGGAGACAGATATAATCTTCTTCGGTAAGGATCGAGTCGGGATCGACCAGATTTGACTTGATCTCCCTGATCTCTTTTTTCAGGATGTCAATCTCCTTCTTCATATCCTCCATGGAAATGGATTCTGTACTCATTTTATCCTACTATTATTCTGCAAGTAATAATATTTTTTGATGGTAGCATCATCTGCCGGCAATATGACAGTGTCAACGCCGGATTCATTATCCCAAGTATGCCAGGAGATTCTTGCGACACTGTCGCAAATATTGAGCTGGCGCACTATCTGACCGATAAGAAACAATCGGTGAGTTACATGAAACCGGAGTATCAGGTTGACCGGGTTGATACGGATGGGATGAGATACGCAGTAAGATTCTCAGTATATCATATGCTGACTGGAAGAAACCGGGTTTCTCAAAAGGTTCATTGCATTATATGAAAAAGAACGCAGAGTCAGAGAAGCCATTTTCCCTCAATCAACACGTTGTTGAACGGTTGATGGCGTGGGATCAACTGAAAAAGACGCTATCTGCCTGAGATTTCTTTCTCAATTTTTCTTTTCTGTTGAGTCGATTCAATGGATGTTGTGAGTTGATGTTAAAGTATTGTTTATGATTATTGAACAGTATCAAACAGATTCTAAACCAAAATGATCAAGAGTATGGCGTGAAATATGCCATAAAATTTATTTATAAATAATATATTACGCTATCAAATGTATTCTTCAGGTATTATTACGCCGTTTGGGAATGAGTTTGTAGTTCTATCAACATGGAAATAATTTGAGAGATCAACGACCTTTTCATTGAATAATGCGTCTTTTGTAAGTATGAAAACTGGATAATTTATTTCTTTTGTGTTTAAATAGGAAATTAAGTTCTCAATTTCCACTGAATCAGTTT
Above is a window of Methanogenium organophilum DNA encoding:
- the mmrce1 gene encoding MmRce1 family CPBP family CAAX prenyl protease, whose product is MISNYKYKPLVYFAAVFIVTYVLWFAGAYVSFQDDISGLYMLLMLPGLMAPFLLSLVFIFGSKNSGLIKDFVNRLFNLRLIEPKMLPVFFLIMPFSVVVSILLSLPFGGAVSQFQLSEGFSFSSGFVPVLVLLLLAASFEELGWRGYAFDSLQSRHTIFRASVIFGILWSLWHFPLIFVNNSYQYEIFHESIWYAVNFFAGFIAIGIIISWICIKNGKSIPAAILFHFIVNMSQETLMITQTTKCIQTVVLLIFAGVIVALDKEMFFSRNHLVVEGN
- a CDS encoding MFS transporter encodes the protein MTGEKTDTPGDLYSKFLLIWFGQFISVIGTGLTIFSLGIYVLLQTGTASSFVFILMCVFLPPFLLKPYGGIMADRYDRRVMMVVGDLGASLGLLFIFFMMLKGDIELWHIYLGIAASSVFSAFQEPAYKALVTDLLPEEQYAKASGLVQLAGSAQYLISPFLAGILLTLMNIEYIFLIDISTLIIASFIVIWVRKTIGGIPVQRVEHDFMAELREGIREFSKNKGVVNLVLTITAVLFFVGLLQSLFIPMLLNLTTAKTVGISQSVCATGMLIGSLFIGLFGSKNKQVKILAVSLFIAGIFFANLGLSTNIVFITLAGFTFFATLPFINTSIEVLIRKNIDNSKQGRVWSIISMVTYLGSIIAFAVTGFLADSVFNPLLEPGGPLAETAGVVVGVGEGRGIALMFIISGLMISLISLVLWRNKKIRILEDGEDEGSIINLIEASDFV
- a CDS encoding MFS transporter, encoding MEFKAIHLLMLCCTAFFAMAGGAVLAPVLPEMVEPLHTTAAEIGLMISVLTISTAIFTLVVGYFIDRVNRKTILVPCLIFYGLPGLVCFFISDFHTILVLRFIQGIGVSSMMTLALMIIGEVYEGHDSVMAISRISMSIAIGAVSAPLIGGSLAMLGWNYPFLFYALSLPFAVLILVFLPETSSDRKTGTQCGITKAFASLKDIRICYTVFLAFTIFFMLFALIIYVPFLLRDLFGFTSGGSGLMLAIEGLAVVILASRVRNFTRKFSMPAVISMGFTLIGIAMIGISFVPSVIGILLLLMLFGAGFGLAQTTIDVLIVKISPQESRGGILSIHNCMKYVGQSLSPVIFAVILVHFGINTVLLIAGILGLLIALMTCLMIRRFENPVLQPVADGKPAVL
- a CDS encoding MarR family winged helix-turn-helix transcriptional regulator — its product is MKSEGFIGKYIAFLYRDSQKYLDKELEPYHIGSSQAYILMSLFESDGINQESISRIIKVDKTSITRSIQKLIEEGYVVRQKDEDDNRSYRVFLTGKGRQIEPDIWKIASGWEDILLSGYDTDHRSLIVDYLKDMSDNISRKMED
- a CDS encoding DUF2283 domain-containing protein, with the protein product MTENLIHTDVDTIDYDYENDSLFLFLKGAEYSHSLNLDNIIIDFGEGNYIKGVEIQNASKKFGVSKYALKNPHEVDVELNVSDEKIELKIRLTLRIRNKYLPKVIATTDMNEFNIPSGTMAMSCGMC
- a CDS encoding ATP-grasp domain-containing protein, which encodes MKGWILYKHSELELKPETYEINRLLEVAEENNIEMKVLTPEQFELIVTRGDRKSILLDGETASLPDFLLPRMGAETSYYALAVIRHLESLGVHTFNSSQSIETVKDKLYSHQILAKADIAFPKTMLAKYPINVDLVEEQFGFPLIVKTLSGSMGSGVFLSGSKSKFVDLMEIIRSTKSNVNFILQEFVKTSMGRDLRVIIIGGRAVACMERVAKEGDFKANFSRGGLVRSFEMTPEIEWLATETARIFGLDIAGIDLLFDGEHFKVCEANSSPGFEGVESCCGIDIAQEMYNFIRVRLGMFPEEEGIIKD
- a CDS encoding type II toxin-antitoxin system RelE family toxin; translated protein: MSKIEKLKDDPVPHGSIKLRGTKEDIFRIRVGDYRVLYEVDNGVEIIGIIKIGKRSNVY